The Porites lutea chromosome 4, jaPorLute2.1, whole genome shotgun sequence genome contains a region encoding:
- the LOC140933945 gene encoding uncharacterized protein isoform X2 codes for MDNRTVKEASVEGIQRRRTPKKHFTILCQAFPDLLGKPRSNRKNFSQLPDSCKNIGETLFNRMEQLNLFLKDIFGFEKVTQSKHIRSFLRPKGEDLESQDHLPRRKKKKGTRNGNFSKTMKKRLTFKKSGRIACNHISSPIIFDHFIVMDDYKKQAKSDINLKKGKTVDVIEKRESGWWLVDADGEVGWAPALYLEPADEMSDTEVSNVQRFPISKGEVYVTTKRYVAVEDDELTFDIGVNLQILEKNFDGWWKASYLGREGWVPQMYLKKLGEERYKTRASRKSVVKKCSALEIRTSIEEEEEMIIEVTHAEADDKTHKEDNKPSKEVDDKTDSGQTKPGSKDKAKTVGVMFDLSSMFLPLEIPNEGSSNEIPTPKTPQASTDRKLHQRPSLQRRAVSDGIALVLGKSLENQEEKKDDTNLKTSGLESNHSSKAIIINSDGASISAMESKWKPDPATTTSLPRLGKGSKGAEASAHPRTPEAQNSNRQDLSTSAPNTERPNMYQLTTSEGAAVSSDFTSNGEKYDKKLVRQASVEEVVHAQELPSWSSSDESDLKLQDLNEYSTDVYSCAETHEVSKDMFLAKGENVKVIERGPNGLWLVENGRGTRGWTSSAKLYPVTEGNGNLETLMTMSGRKDSGKKEDNNNDEVREKQQEETKLSISQMMYRATNNFKGAEDNEEINLHKGEILHIVHKDESGWWCAKNSEGEIGWVPSNFLKLMQGEADNDDDDDEEEEEEDDDDDDDDDDDEEDEDDEEEHRGNESDLHISCRVKSDFKGNEDKQEINLQKGQLVQILHKEENGWWCVRNENGDIGWAPQIHLEALEGDSTDI; via the exons acCATTTTGTGTCAGGCGTTTCCTGATTTGCTTGGAAAGCCAAGGTCTAACCGCAAGAATTTCAGTCAACTGCCAG ACTCATGCAAGAATATCGGTGAAACGTTGTTCAACCGAATGGAACAGCTCAACCTTTTTTTGAAG GATATCTTTGGATTTGAGAAAGTGACACAGTCTAAGCACATCCGAAGTTTTTTGAGGCCAAAAGGGGAAGACTTAGAATCGCAGGATCATCTCCCCAG gaggaagaagaaaaaaggcacAAGGAATGGGAACTTCTCAAAGACGATGAAGAAACGACTCACTTTTAAAAAGTCAGGTAGAATAG CCTGCAACCACATAAGCTCGCCTATAATCTTTGACCACTTCATCGTCATGGACGACTATAAGAAACAAGCTAAGAGCGacattaatttgaaaaaagggaaaacagTGGATGTTATCGAGAAGAGGGAATCTG GTTGGTGGCTGGTAGATGCTGATGGTGAAGTGGGTTGGGCTCCAGCTCTGTATCTCGAACCAGCAGACGAAATGTCGGACACTGAAGTATCAAACGTACAAAGATTCCCTATTAGCAAGG GAGAGGTATACGTGACAACGAAACGATATGTTGCTGTAGAAGATGATGAGTTGACGTTTGATATTGGTGTCAATCTGCAAATTCTGGAAAAGAACTTTGACGGATGGTGGAAAGCTTC ATACCTTGGTAGAGAGGGCTGGGTGCCCCAGATGTACCTGAAAAAGTTGGGAGAAGAACGCTATAAAACGAGGGCGTCACGAAAAAGTGTAGTTAAGAAATGCTCGGCACTTGAAATAAGGACCTCCATTGAAGAAGAGGAGGAAATGATTATAG AAGTAACACACGCAGAGGCGGATGATAAAACACACAAAGAA GATAACAAGCCTTCCAAGGAAGTTGACGATAAGACAGACAGTGGTCAGACAAAACCAGGGTCTAAAGATAAAGCAAAAACCGTGGGAGTGATGTTTGATTTGAGTAGCATGTTTTTACCGCTGGAAATTCCGAACGAAGGATCGTCAAATGAAATTCCAACTCCGAAGACACCACAGGCAAGTACTGATAGAAAATTGCATCAAAGACCTAGTTTACAGCGTCGAGCAGTTAGTGATGGGATTGCCCTTGTATTGGGTAAGAGTCTTGAaaatcaagaagaaaaaaaggatgacACGAACCTTAAAACGTCAGGCCTGGAGTCAAATCATTCCAGCAAAGCAATTATCATTAACAGTGATGGCGCCAGCATTTCTGCAATGGAATCGAAATGGAAACCTGACCCCGCAACAACCACGTCACTGCCACGTTTAGGAAAGGGCAGTAAAGGGGCCGAAGCAAGTGCACACCCGCGAACACCAGAGGCACAAAATTCAAACCGCCAAGACCTTTCTACATCGGCGCCAAACACCGAAAGGCCAAATATGTATCAGCTAACAACAAGTGAGGGCGCAGCAGTATCGTCCGATTTCACATCCAATGGTGAAAAGTATGATAAAAAGCTTGTCCGTCAAGCTTCTGTTGAGGAAGTTGTACATGCTCAAGAATTGCCAAGTTGGAGTTCAAGTGACGAATCAGATCTCAAGCTTCAAGATCTAAACGAATACTCCACTGATGTCTACAGCTGCGCCGAAACTCATGAAGTTAGTAAAGACATGTTCCTGGCCAAGGGAGAAAATGTGAAAGTAATTGAAAGGGGTCCCAATGGCCTGTGGTTGGTGGAAAATGGTCGCGGAACACGAGGTTGGACTAGTTCTGCAAAGCTTTATCCAGTAACAGAGGGGAATGGAAATCTTGAAACCCTCATGACCATGTCAGGAAGAAAAGACTCAGGGAAAAAAGAAGACAACAACAACGATGAGGTGCGGGAAAAGCAACAAGAGGAAACCAAACTTAGCATCTCACAAATGATGTATCGTGCGACTAACAATTTCAAGGGAGCAGAAGACAACGAAGAGATTAACCTCCACAAGGGTGAAATTCTGCATATAGTGCACAAGGATGAGAGTGGTTGGTGGTGCGCAAAAAATAGCGAGGGTGAGATTGGATGGGTCCCTTCAAATTTTCTGAAACTGATGCAAGGTGAAGCAGacaatgatgacgatgatgatgaggaggaggaggaggaggacgacgacgacgacgacgacgatgacgacgatgagGAAGATGAAGACGATGAAGAAGAACACAGAGGCAACGAAAGTGATCTCCATATTTCGTGCCGtgttaaaagtgattttaaggGTAACGAAGACAAGCAAGAGATAAACCTGCAAAAGGGTCAACTTGTACAAATATTACACAAGGAAGAAAATGGATGGTGGTGTGTACGAAATGAAAATGGGGATATCGGATGGGCTCCTCAAATACACCTGGAGGCGCTCGAAGGTGACTCAACGGATATCTGA
- the LOC140933945 gene encoding uncharacterized protein isoform X1 yields the protein MDNRTVKEASVEGIQRRRTPKKHFVFCVKVTWSDGTVNLVYRRYSEFLHLQTILCQAFPDLLGKPRSNRKNFSQLPDSCKNIGETLFNRMEQLNLFLKDIFGFEKVTQSKHIRSFLRPKGEDLESQDHLPRRKKKKGTRNGNFSKTMKKRLTFKKSGRIACNHISSPIIFDHFIVMDDYKKQAKSDINLKKGKTVDVIEKRESGWWLVDADGEVGWAPALYLEPADEMSDTEVSNVQRFPISKGEVYVTTKRYVAVEDDELTFDIGVNLQILEKNFDGWWKASYLGREGWVPQMYLKKLGEERYKTRASRKSVVKKCSALEIRTSIEEEEEMIIEVTHAEADDKTHKEDNKPSKEVDDKTDSGQTKPGSKDKAKTVGVMFDLSSMFLPLEIPNEGSSNEIPTPKTPQASTDRKLHQRPSLQRRAVSDGIALVLGKSLENQEEKKDDTNLKTSGLESNHSSKAIIINSDGASISAMESKWKPDPATTTSLPRLGKGSKGAEASAHPRTPEAQNSNRQDLSTSAPNTERPNMYQLTTSEGAAVSSDFTSNGEKYDKKLVRQASVEEVVHAQELPSWSSSDESDLKLQDLNEYSTDVYSCAETHEVSKDMFLAKGENVKVIERGPNGLWLVENGRGTRGWTSSAKLYPVTEGNGNLETLMTMSGRKDSGKKEDNNNDEVREKQQEETKLSISQMMYRATNNFKGAEDNEEINLHKGEILHIVHKDESGWWCAKNSEGEIGWVPSNFLKLMQGEADNDDDDDEEEEEEDDDDDDDDDDDEEDEDDEEEHRGNESDLHISCRVKSDFKGNEDKQEINLQKGQLVQILHKEENGWWCVRNENGDIGWAPQIHLEALEGDSTDI from the exons acCATTTTGTGTCAGGCGTTTCCTGATTTGCTTGGAAAGCCAAGGTCTAACCGCAAGAATTTCAGTCAACTGCCAG ACTCATGCAAGAATATCGGTGAAACGTTGTTCAACCGAATGGAACAGCTCAACCTTTTTTTGAAG GATATCTTTGGATTTGAGAAAGTGACACAGTCTAAGCACATCCGAAGTTTTTTGAGGCCAAAAGGGGAAGACTTAGAATCGCAGGATCATCTCCCCAG gaggaagaagaaaaaaggcacAAGGAATGGGAACTTCTCAAAGACGATGAAGAAACGACTCACTTTTAAAAAGTCAGGTAGAATAG CCTGCAACCACATAAGCTCGCCTATAATCTTTGACCACTTCATCGTCATGGACGACTATAAGAAACAAGCTAAGAGCGacattaatttgaaaaaagggaaaacagTGGATGTTATCGAGAAGAGGGAATCTG GTTGGTGGCTGGTAGATGCTGATGGTGAAGTGGGTTGGGCTCCAGCTCTGTATCTCGAACCAGCAGACGAAATGTCGGACACTGAAGTATCAAACGTACAAAGATTCCCTATTAGCAAGG GAGAGGTATACGTGACAACGAAACGATATGTTGCTGTAGAAGATGATGAGTTGACGTTTGATATTGGTGTCAATCTGCAAATTCTGGAAAAGAACTTTGACGGATGGTGGAAAGCTTC ATACCTTGGTAGAGAGGGCTGGGTGCCCCAGATGTACCTGAAAAAGTTGGGAGAAGAACGCTATAAAACGAGGGCGTCACGAAAAAGTGTAGTTAAGAAATGCTCGGCACTTGAAATAAGGACCTCCATTGAAGAAGAGGAGGAAATGATTATAG AAGTAACACACGCAGAGGCGGATGATAAAACACACAAAGAA GATAACAAGCCTTCCAAGGAAGTTGACGATAAGACAGACAGTGGTCAGACAAAACCAGGGTCTAAAGATAAAGCAAAAACCGTGGGAGTGATGTTTGATTTGAGTAGCATGTTTTTACCGCTGGAAATTCCGAACGAAGGATCGTCAAATGAAATTCCAACTCCGAAGACACCACAGGCAAGTACTGATAGAAAATTGCATCAAAGACCTAGTTTACAGCGTCGAGCAGTTAGTGATGGGATTGCCCTTGTATTGGGTAAGAGTCTTGAaaatcaagaagaaaaaaaggatgacACGAACCTTAAAACGTCAGGCCTGGAGTCAAATCATTCCAGCAAAGCAATTATCATTAACAGTGATGGCGCCAGCATTTCTGCAATGGAATCGAAATGGAAACCTGACCCCGCAACAACCACGTCACTGCCACGTTTAGGAAAGGGCAGTAAAGGGGCCGAAGCAAGTGCACACCCGCGAACACCAGAGGCACAAAATTCAAACCGCCAAGACCTTTCTACATCGGCGCCAAACACCGAAAGGCCAAATATGTATCAGCTAACAACAAGTGAGGGCGCAGCAGTATCGTCCGATTTCACATCCAATGGTGAAAAGTATGATAAAAAGCTTGTCCGTCAAGCTTCTGTTGAGGAAGTTGTACATGCTCAAGAATTGCCAAGTTGGAGTTCAAGTGACGAATCAGATCTCAAGCTTCAAGATCTAAACGAATACTCCACTGATGTCTACAGCTGCGCCGAAACTCATGAAGTTAGTAAAGACATGTTCCTGGCCAAGGGAGAAAATGTGAAAGTAATTGAAAGGGGTCCCAATGGCCTGTGGTTGGTGGAAAATGGTCGCGGAACACGAGGTTGGACTAGTTCTGCAAAGCTTTATCCAGTAACAGAGGGGAATGGAAATCTTGAAACCCTCATGACCATGTCAGGAAGAAAAGACTCAGGGAAAAAAGAAGACAACAACAACGATGAGGTGCGGGAAAAGCAACAAGAGGAAACCAAACTTAGCATCTCACAAATGATGTATCGTGCGACTAACAATTTCAAGGGAGCAGAAGACAACGAAGAGATTAACCTCCACAAGGGTGAAATTCTGCATATAGTGCACAAGGATGAGAGTGGTTGGTGGTGCGCAAAAAATAGCGAGGGTGAGATTGGATGGGTCCCTTCAAATTTTCTGAAACTGATGCAAGGTGAAGCAGacaatgatgacgatgatgatgaggaggaggaggaggaggacgacgacgacgacgacgacgatgacgacgatgagGAAGATGAAGACGATGAAGAAGAACACAGAGGCAACGAAAGTGATCTCCATATTTCGTGCCGtgttaaaagtgattttaaggGTAACGAAGACAAGCAAGAGATAAACCTGCAAAAGGGTCAACTTGTACAAATATTACACAAGGAAGAAAATGGATGGTGGTGTGTACGAAATGAAAATGGGGATATCGGATGGGCTCCTCAAATACACCTGGAGGCGCTCGAAGGTGACTCAACGGATATCTGA